A window of Palaemon carinicauda isolate YSFRI2023 chromosome 27, ASM3689809v2, whole genome shotgun sequence contains these coding sequences:
- the LOC137620811 gene encoding serine/arginine repetitive matrix protein 5-like, which translates to MSAVDTDPHTLCPFCRGQRCDRDNVCGECREWSTSQWERFSRRWKKSSKQDISPSRASLERENPKDSSSVAQTSSEAPTRSVSSERLSSGSIGRISIDRSQEASDELSQTSAPVADVAEGLFPPSELPSREELSPTVSPAGDSPYRGSSLTETPLRRTADGQPTAPRGHIRRKARLPLRRRGLPSPHKGVGRRLFGSSLPQSTAEEPRHRSLTLSATSLDLSADRSRSPTSARPADLPSPFLAADALWAPTDPVIKQATVPSGQKGLSHIVTKSFKRQVSPARQRSPARQRAIASNRSTVAVPETTQQRAPVPETSRQHSTACQRSPARHRSPVHQRSPAHQHTTACPYPDARHEHTRSPVRPRSPVRPRSPVRPRSPTCPRSSVLGVGGKISSSPACQQSPTRQRTPMRH; encoded by the exons atgtcggcggtcgacacagatccacacaccttatgtcctttttgtaggggccaacggtgtgatagagataacgtatgtggtgagtgcagggagtggtctacctcccagtgggagaggttttcccggcgctggAAGAAGTCGTCtaaacaggatatttctccttcaagggcttccttggagagagaaaatcccaaggactcttcttccgtagcccaaacctcctccgaagctcccactcgatcggtttcttccgagaggctgtcgagtggtagcataggccgCATTTCTATTGACCGATctcagg aggcttctgacgagttatctcaaacctctgctcctgttgctgatgtagctgaaggcttatttCCCCCCTCCGAActtccttcgagggaggaactaagtccaacggtctctcctgcaggtgattctccttATCGGggtagttcactgacagagactcctcttcggaggactgccgacggtCAACCTACtgcccccagagggcatataaggcgTAAGGCCCGCCTTCCcctccgccgtagaggccttccttcacctcacaagggtgttgggaggcgcctcttcggctcgtcattgccgcagtccaccgcagaggaacctcgtcatcGTTCACTGACCCTTTCAGCTACTTCCCTGGATCTGtccgctgatcgttcgcgatctcctacttcTGCCAGAccagctgacctgccgtcgcccttcctagctgccgacgcgctgtgggcgcccacagaTCCTGTGAtcaaacaggcaacggtcccttcggggcaaaagggactttctcacattgtgacAAAGTCctttaagcgccaggtatcccctgcgcgccaacgttctcctgcgcgccagcgtgcTATTGCGAGCAATCGCTCTACAGTTGCTGTCCCTGAGACAACTCAGCAGCGAGCACCTGTTCCAGAGACTTCACGCCAGCACTCaactgcgtgccagcgctcacctgcgcgccatcgatctcctgtgcaccagcgctctcctgctcaccaacACACCACTGCGTGCCcatatcctgatgcgcgccatgagcacacacgatctcctgtgcgcccacgatctcctgtgcgcccacgatctcctgtgcgcccacgatctcctacgtgcCCACGATCTTCGGTTCTGGGTGTAGGAGGGAAAATATCTTCTTCACCTGCTTGCcagcaatctcctacgcgccagcgaacACCGATGCGCCATTAG